Proteins co-encoded in one Salvia splendens isolate huo1 chromosome 4, SspV2, whole genome shotgun sequence genomic window:
- the LOC121799935 gene encoding uncharacterized protein LOC121799935 → MSSQTHAAPTLSIVTISYDQLKDTSADLSDKIELGFGPNGLGILSVSNVPGYQLLRRNLLCLAPRLASLPEDVKRQLEDPISRYNFGWSHGKEKLESGKPDTLKGSFYANPILDVPTNDQSLVKRYPSYCGPNIWPHDVLPELELAFKALGKLILDVGLLLAHHCDQYTSNGLKKYENGSLRQILLRSRCHKGRLLYYFPSYHCTSLVDSDSGSMSSWCGWHTDHGSLTGLTRAIFTRDTDTAEIPCPDSIAGLYVKTRSGQIVKVVYGEDEIAYQIGETTEILSGGQLCATPHCVRAPKGEVASGVERSTFALFMQPNWDEKLVFPEPVNFHEFIIPKGSTSFGDYTENVLDKYYDPNA, encoded by the exons ATGTCTTCGCAAACTCATGCTGCTCCTACGCTTTCAATCGTTACTATCTCCTACGATCAATTGAAG GATACAAGTGCTGATTTATCGGATAAAATAGAGCTCGGATTTGGCCCCAACGGCCTCGGAATTCTCTCCGTATCGAAt GTGCCAGGTTATCAATTACTGCGTCGAAATCTTCTATGCCTTGCACCTAG ATTAGCTAGCCTACCGGAAGATGTAAAGCGGCAACTTGAAGATCCTATCAGTAG GTACAATTTTGGATGGAGTCATGGAAAAGAAAAACTTGAGTCCGGAAAACCAG ATACGTTAAAGGGATCATTCTATGCCAATCCGATACTTGATGTCCCCACAAATGACCAATCACTTGTTAAAAG GTATCCTTCTTACTGTGGACCAAATATATGGCCTCATGATGTGTTGCCAGAACTTGAACTGG CCTTTAAAGCTCTTGGAAAGTTGATACTGGATGTTGGGTTGCTATTGGCACACCATTGTGATCAATATA CATCAAATGGGTTGAAAAAGTATGAAAATGGGAGTTTGCGGCAAATACTTCTTCGATCTCGATGCCACAAAGGCCGTCTCCTTTACTATTTTCCGTCCTATCACTG CACTTCTCTTGTAGATAGTGATAGTGGCTCTATGTCATCATGGTGTGGATGGCATACAGATCATGGTTCCCTTACAG GTCTTACTCGTGCAATTTTCACGAGGGATACAGATACTGCAGAAATACCTTGTCCAGACAGCATTGCTGGCCTTTATGTAAAAACACGTTCAGGTCAAATAGTCAAA GTGGTGTATGGGGAAGATGAAATTGCCTATCAAATAGGTGAAACAACGGAGATACTGTCAGGAGGTCAACTTTGTGCAACACCACATTGTGTTCGG gCACCAAAAGGCGAAGTGGCATCTGGTGTTGAACGTTCTACATTTGCGTTATTTATGCAGCCTAACTG GGATGAAAAGCTTGTGTTTCCGGAGCCGGTGAATTTTCATGAG TTTATTATTCCAAAGGGATCCACTTCTTTTGGAGATTACACCGAAAATGTGCTGGACAAGTATTACGACCCCAATGCATAA
- the LOC121800336 gene encoding serine/threonine-protein phosphatase 7 long form homolog isoform X1, translated as MLVIDRRRSEQRRRGDFSDDFRRFEAFSDRFQPNTKHISMASASSEQQLCYGPEDPSVLFHQNEHISASLLANGTTNVFRVRRTESKVWALPIHEDVMHWLDVWGFRGVIECGRPRRMDNDLITALIERWRPETHCFHLPVGEVTVTLQDVQNLWGLRADGRVFTGCDYPIGYEDWPSKCRDVLGWIPDAETETKHGGLLMTSLINQATMPLGDGLHEYAYVQRARIHALILLGGLILPDTTGCKVPFMWINAFDDPEDVANISWGSAALAYLYHYLCEASVGRQRRDVGGPMVLLQLWAWERMPTLRPAFLISPTHMPYTPCGVK; from the exons ATGCTCGTAATTGACAGACGACGCAGCGAGCAGCGAAGGAGGGGCGATTTCAGCGACGATTTCCGGCGATTTGAGGCGTTTTCCGACAGATTTCAACCAAATACCAAACATATTTCG atggcatctgcaagttctgaacaacagttatgttatggacctgaggatccatccGTACTGTTTCATCAAAACGAACatatttcagcctcattgttggcgaatggcacaacaaatgtgttcagagttcgtaggacggagagtaaggttTGGGCATTGCCAATACATGAAGATGTGATGCATTGGCTTGATGTTTGGGGGTTCAGAGGTGTGATTGAATGTGGAAGGCCAAGAAGGATGGACAATGACCTAATAACTGCATTGATCGAGCGATGGAGGCCTGAGACCcactgtttccaccttccagttggTGAGGTAACCGtaaccttacaggatgtgcaaaacctgtggggtttgagagcagacggtcGTGTTTTCACTGGCTGTGACTACCCTATTGGATATGAAGATTGGCCCAGCAAGTGTAGAGatgtgttgggatggatacctgacgCAGAAACAGAAACGAAGCACGGTGGGTTGTTGATGACGTCTCTGATCAACCAAGCGACTATGCCGTTGGGTGATGGGCTGCATGAGTATGCATACGTCCAAAGAGCACGTATACATGCTCTAATCTTGTTAGGGGGGCTTATTTTACCGGACACTACCGGGTGCAAGGTCCCCTTTATGTGGATAAATGCCTTTGACGATCCGGAAGACGTGGCTaatatcagttggggtagtgctgctttagcatacctgtatcattatttgtgtgaagcttctgtaggcagacagagaagagatgtgggtggccctatggttctcttgcagctgtgggcgtgggaaagaatgcctacaTTGAGGCCAGCTTTCTTGATATCGCCTACGCACATGCCGTATACCCCGTGTGGAGtcaagtaa
- the LOC121800336 gene encoding serine/threonine-protein phosphatase 7 long form homolog isoform X2, translating into MASASSEQQLCYGPEDPSVLFHQNEHISASLLANGTTNVFRVRRTESKVWALPIHEDVMHWLDVWGFRGVIECGRPRRMDNDLITALIERWRPETHCFHLPVGEVTVTLQDVQNLWGLRADGRVFTGCDYPIGYEDWPSKCRDVLGWIPDAETETKHGGLLMTSLINQATMPLGDGLHEYAYVQRARIHALILLGGLILPDTTGCKVPFMWINAFDDPEDVANISWGSAALAYLYHYLCEASVGRQRRDVGGPMVLLQLWAWERMPTLRPAFLISPTHMPYTPCGVK; encoded by the coding sequence atggcatctgcaagttctgaacaacagttatgttatggacctgaggatccatccGTACTGTTTCATCAAAACGAACatatttcagcctcattgttggcgaatggcacaacaaatgtgttcagagttcgtaggacggagagtaaggttTGGGCATTGCCAATACATGAAGATGTGATGCATTGGCTTGATGTTTGGGGGTTCAGAGGTGTGATTGAATGTGGAAGGCCAAGAAGGATGGACAATGACCTAATAACTGCATTGATCGAGCGATGGAGGCCTGAGACCcactgtttccaccttccagttggTGAGGTAACCGtaaccttacaggatgtgcaaaacctgtggggtttgagagcagacggtcGTGTTTTCACTGGCTGTGACTACCCTATTGGATATGAAGATTGGCCCAGCAAGTGTAGAGatgtgttgggatggatacctgacgCAGAAACAGAAACGAAGCACGGTGGGTTGTTGATGACGTCTCTGATCAACCAAGCGACTATGCCGTTGGGTGATGGGCTGCATGAGTATGCATACGTCCAAAGAGCACGTATACATGCTCTAATCTTGTTAGGGGGGCTTATTTTACCGGACACTACCGGGTGCAAGGTCCCCTTTATGTGGATAAATGCCTTTGACGATCCGGAAGACGTGGCTaatatcagttggggtagtgctgctttagcatacctgtatcattatttgtgtgaagcttctgtaggcagacagagaagagatgtgggtggccctatggttctcttgcagctgtgggcgtgggaaagaatgcctacaTTGAGGCCAGCTTTCTTGATATCGCCTACGCACATGCCGTATACCCCGTGTGGAGtcaagtaa